One Mycolicibacterium parafortuitum DNA segment encodes these proteins:
- the iniR gene encoding isoniazid response ATPase/transcriptional regulator IniR: MLPAARDAIAAVDADPRAATKLLVTGGIGTGKSTVLTAVRTAFRGAGRQVLARPGAIGGDAAVVVDDADLLDAESLGRLTELVADPAATVVVATQPLAHHLPLRTLMTELEREHSPVILGPLSPNDVAAAAATRLGVPAGGDLTRLLVAATGGLRFLLTPALEAVDGGAPAIRQAAAVRLAERLARLDDGLLDTLLVVSLGTGLGPDDVAAALRLTPDAALATVDRARACALVDPVHPSAFLRSVHDGIAQIVGAARHHDIEVALLSSQLELGTLTADLALRIAEHGLRDDRLAAALTDLAARGHDRPAHAARLYRAAAGAGATASNAGLADALALTGDCTTAGRVADELLTSPEPAERAAAVRIAASIAAHDGATAQGADLFRWLGPTSDATVSAAASIVALGVGDAAALRTAADAESAGPPTSAARSARSVTEGLLMTLEEPYHAAVARLGRAISVDTGQRGVLPDTPAALVTLAALHGGDPVRARSVIGRAVHADARPDRADAIFVTHRHRLLQGWAHLQDGQLAAAAAAVPADGYSALHRRDALWAAALHTGVARRNGDSGAMQKHWHAAMDVLAESSAEVFAVLPLGELWVAAARMRQVDQVRHAVDEVFGLLATLGDPLLWSLPLHWAGVHAGILANAPDAVAPHGQALTAAAPHSPFAKALATAGRTWLRVLAGHVDATEVAAAARGLAGFGHTWDATRLAGQAALQTSQPRISQAMLQLARDLKQATAPVDVTAGPEPAPRTAAAGGPVPPRQASTQLSEREREVAELLLQGMPYREIGAALFISAKTVEHHVARIRRRLGAESRSEMLSMLRAAMNPADSR; the protein is encoded by the coding sequence GTGCTCCCGGCCGCCCGTGACGCGATCGCGGCCGTCGACGCCGATCCGCGGGCGGCGACCAAGCTGCTGGTGACCGGCGGCATCGGCACCGGCAAGTCGACGGTGCTGACCGCCGTGCGCACCGCGTTCCGCGGGGCGGGCCGTCAGGTGCTGGCCCGGCCCGGCGCGATCGGCGGGGACGCGGCCGTCGTCGTCGACGACGCCGATCTCCTCGACGCCGAGAGCCTGGGCCGCCTCACCGAGTTGGTGGCCGACCCCGCCGCCACCGTGGTGGTCGCGACACAGCCTCTGGCGCACCACCTTCCGTTGCGGACTTTGATGACCGAACTGGAACGTGAGCACTCGCCGGTCATCCTCGGCCCGCTGTCCCCGAACGATGTCGCCGCGGCGGCGGCCACGCGCCTCGGCGTCCCGGCCGGGGGCGACCTGACCCGGCTGCTCGTCGCCGCCACAGGCGGGCTCCGGTTCCTGCTCACGCCCGCGCTCGAGGCGGTCGACGGCGGCGCACCCGCGATACGTCAGGCCGCCGCGGTCAGGCTCGCCGAGCGACTCGCCCGTCTCGACGACGGACTACTCGACACCCTGCTCGTCGTCTCGCTGGGCACCGGACTCGGGCCCGACGACGTCGCCGCAGCGCTTCGGCTGACCCCCGATGCGGCGCTGGCGACCGTCGACCGGGCGCGTGCCTGCGCGCTGGTCGACCCCGTGCACCCGTCGGCGTTCCTGCGCTCGGTGCACGACGGGATCGCCCAGATCGTCGGTGCCGCACGACATCACGACATCGAGGTGGCGCTGCTGAGCTCGCAGCTGGAGCTGGGCACGCTGACCGCCGACCTCGCGTTGCGGATCGCCGAACACGGCCTGCGCGACGACCGGCTGGCCGCGGCGCTGACCGACCTGGCGGCCCGCGGCCACGACCGGCCCGCGCACGCGGCCCGGCTCTACCGCGCCGCCGCCGGGGCGGGCGCCACCGCGTCGAACGCCGGGCTGGCCGACGCGCTGGCCCTGACCGGGGACTGCACGACCGCGGGCCGTGTCGCCGACGAACTGCTCACCTCACCGGAGCCGGCCGAACGCGCGGCCGCGGTGCGAATCGCGGCGAGCATCGCCGCCCACGACGGGGCCACCGCGCAGGGCGCGGACCTGTTCCGCTGGTTGGGGCCGACCTCGGACGCCACGGTGTCGGCCGCCGCGTCGATCGTCGCGCTGGGTGTCGGCGACGCCGCAGCGCTGCGCACCGCCGCGGACGCCGAGTCCGCCGGCCCGCCGACGTCGGCCGCGAGGTCGGCACGCAGCGTCACCGAGGGCCTGTTGATGACGCTGGAGGAGCCCTACCACGCGGCGGTTGCCAGGCTCGGTCGGGCGATCAGCGTCGACACCGGGCAGCGGGGCGTGCTGCCCGACACCCCGGCCGCGCTGGTGACCCTCGCCGCGCTGCACGGCGGAGACCCCGTGCGGGCGCGCAGCGTGATCGGCCGTGCCGTACACGCCGACGCCCGGCCCGACCGCGCGGATGCGATCTTCGTCACCCATCGGCACCGCTTGCTGCAGGGCTGGGCGCACCTGCAGGACGGCCAGCTGGCCGCCGCCGCGGCGGCCGTCCCCGCGGACGGCTACTCCGCGCTGCACCGGCGCGACGCGTTGTGGGCCGCCGCACTGCACACCGGCGTGGCGCGGCGCAACGGCGACAGCGGGGCGATGCAGAAGCACTGGCACGCGGCGATGGACGTACTGGCCGAGAGTTCGGCCGAGGTGTTCGCCGTGCTCCCGCTCGGCGAGCTGTGGGTCGCGGCGGCCCGGATGCGCCAGGTCGACCAGGTGCGCCACGCGGTCGACGAGGTGTTCGGGCTGTTGGCCACGCTCGGTGACCCGCTGCTGTGGTCGCTGCCGCTGCACTGGGCCGGGGTGCACGCGGGGATCCTCGCCAACGCACCCGACGCCGTCGCACCGCACGGGCAGGCGCTGACCGCGGCGGCCCCGCACAGTCCCTTCGCCAAGGCGCTGGCCACGGCGGGTCGTACCTGGCTGCGGGTGCTGGCGGGACACGTCGACGCCACCGAGGTCGCCGCTGCCGCGCGCGGGCTGGCCGGGTTCGGCCACACCTGGGATGCGACCCGGCTGGCGGGGCAGGCGGCGTTGCAGACCTCACAGCCCCGCATATCCCAGGCCATGCTGCAGCTGGCCCGCGACCTGAAACAGGCGACCGCGCCGGTCGACGTCACCGCCGGTCCCGAACCCGCTCCGCGCACCGCCGCGGCGGGTGGGCCCGTGCCGCCGCGGCAGGCGTCGACCCAGCTGTCCGAGCGCGAGCGCGAAGTGGCCGAGCTGCTGCTCCAAGGCATGCCCTACCGCGAGATCGGCGCTGCGCTGTTCATCTCGGCAAAGACCGTCGAGCACCATGTGGCGCGGATCCGGCGCCGGCTCGGTGCGGAATCGCGTTCGGAGATGCTGTCCATGCTGCGCGCCGCCATGAACCCGGCGGACTCCCGATAG
- a CDS encoding 4Fe-4S dicluster domain-containing protein: METQMLIRIIAGVLMLAVVGVFAAKRVVWLTKLIRSGQPLSEGNNRKDNLQKRITTQFEEVFGQTRLLRWSIPGIAHFFTMWGFFVLATVYLEAFGLLVDHDFHIPLVGRWDVLGFLQDFFAVAVLLGIITFAIIRIVREPKKHGRDSRFYGSHTGGAWLILFMIFNVIWTYALVRGAAAVVGNLPYGNGAFFSQFMGWILAPLGHTANEWIETLALLAHIAVMLVFLLIVLHSKHLHIGLAPINVTFKRMPNALGPLLPVESKGELVDFEDPAEDAILGRGKIEDFTWKGYLDFTTCTECGRCQSQCPAWNTGKPLSPKLVIMNLRDHMFAKAPYFLDGKESPLENTPEGGLGEELRGEKRSEKHSHDHVPESGFERIPADSPLQATRPLVGTLEQGGVIDPDVLWSCTTCGACVEQCPVDIEHIDHIVDMRRYQVMMESEFPGELGVLFKNLETKGNPWGQNSKDRTNWIDEVDFDVPVFGKDVDSFEGYEYLFWVGCAGAYEDRAKKTTKAVAELLSAAGVKYLVLGEGETCNGDSARRSGNEFLFQQLAAQNVETLNDLFEGIERVDRKVVVTCPHCFNTLGREYPQVGGNYTVLHHTQLLNRLVRDKKLIPVKNTDGSPAGQDITYHDPCYLGRHNKEYSAPRELIGASGAKLTEMPRHADRGLCCGAGGARMWMEEHIGKRVNTERTEEAFDTGASAIATGCPFCRVMMTDGVDDVSASRDVEKIEVLDVAQLLLGSLDKSSFTLPEKGTAAKESEERAARKAAEAPAKVEEPEAAPVEEAAPAEAKASTAPTETKPVTGLGVAGGAKRPGAKKTAAAPAEDKPAAAPAKGLGIAGGAKRPGAKKAAPAAADTAASTAEPAKAEPEVKGLGIAGGAKRPGAKKTAAAPAASAEAAPAEAPAETAAKPEPEVKGLGIASGARRPGAKKAPAAKPAEGTVVQPPNVDPDKATAGTEAADTADSDRGLDAAAKPEPEVKGLAIAKGARRPGAKKAAPAAPAAPAAAEPEEAPAAEAPAEPEPQAPADPSGNGSSGSGDDRIVGDEPPVKGLGIAKGARRPGRK, encoded by the coding sequence GTGGAAACGCAGATGTTGATCAGGATCATCGCCGGGGTCCTGATGCTCGCCGTCGTCGGGGTGTTCGCCGCCAAACGCGTCGTCTGGCTGACCAAGCTGATCCGCTCCGGGCAACCGCTGAGCGAGGGCAACAACCGCAAGGACAACCTCCAGAAGCGCATCACCACGCAATTCGAAGAGGTCTTCGGGCAAACCCGCCTGCTGCGCTGGTCGATCCCCGGCATCGCGCACTTCTTCACCATGTGGGGCTTCTTCGTCCTGGCCACGGTGTACCTGGAGGCCTTCGGCCTGCTGGTCGACCACGACTTCCACATCCCACTGGTCGGCCGCTGGGATGTGCTGGGCTTCCTGCAGGACTTCTTCGCCGTCGCGGTGCTGCTCGGCATCATCACCTTCGCGATCATCCGCATCGTCCGCGAGCCGAAGAAGCACGGCCGCGACTCCCGGTTCTACGGATCGCACACCGGCGGCGCGTGGCTGATCCTGTTCATGATCTTCAACGTCATCTGGACCTACGCGCTGGTCCGTGGCGCCGCCGCCGTCGTCGGCAACCTCCCCTACGGCAACGGCGCGTTCTTCTCCCAGTTCATGGGCTGGATCCTGGCGCCGCTCGGTCACACCGCCAACGAGTGGATCGAGACACTGGCGCTGCTCGCCCACATCGCCGTCATGCTGGTGTTCCTGCTGATCGTGCTGCACTCCAAGCACCTGCACATCGGCCTGGCCCCGATCAACGTCACGTTCAAGCGGATGCCCAACGCGCTCGGCCCGCTGCTGCCGGTGGAGTCCAAGGGTGAGCTGGTCGACTTCGAGGATCCCGCCGAGGACGCCATCCTGGGCCGCGGCAAGATCGAGGACTTCACCTGGAAGGGCTACCTCGACTTCACCACCTGCACCGAGTGCGGCCGCTGCCAGTCGCAGTGCCCCGCATGGAACACCGGCAAGCCGCTGTCCCCGAAGCTCGTGATCATGAACCTGCGCGACCACATGTTCGCGAAGGCGCCGTACTTCCTCGACGGCAAGGAATCTCCGCTGGAGAACACCCCTGAGGGTGGCCTCGGCGAGGAGCTGCGCGGTGAGAAGCGCAGCGAGAAGCACTCTCACGATCACGTCCCCGAGTCCGGTTTCGAGCGCATCCCGGCCGACTCGCCGCTGCAGGCCACCCGCCCGCTGGTCGGCACCCTCGAGCAGGGCGGCGTGATCGACCCCGACGTGCTGTGGTCCTGCACCACCTGCGGCGCGTGTGTCGAGCAGTGCCCGGTGGACATCGAGCACATCGACCACATCGTCGACATGCGCCGCTACCAGGTGATGATGGAATCCGAGTTCCCCGGCGAGCTCGGCGTGCTGTTCAAGAACCTGGAGACCAAGGGCAACCCGTGGGGCCAGAACTCCAAGGACCGCACCAACTGGATCGACGAGGTCGACTTCGACGTGCCGGTGTTCGGTAAGGACGTCGACTCGTTCGAGGGCTATGAATACCTGTTCTGGGTCGGCTGCGCCGGCGCCTACGAGGACCGTGCCAAGAAGACCACCAAGGCCGTCGCCGAGCTGCTCTCCGCCGCCGGCGTGAAGTACCTGGTGCTCGGCGAAGGCGAGACCTGCAACGGCGACTCGGCCCGCCGCTCCGGCAACGAGTTCCTGTTCCAGCAGCTGGCCGCGCAGAACGTCGAGACCCTCAACGACCTGTTCGAGGGCATCGAGCGGGTCGACCGCAAGGTCGTCGTGACCTGCCCGCACTGCTTCAACACGCTGGGCCGCGAGTATCCGCAGGTCGGCGGCAACTACACCGTGCTGCACCACACCCAGCTGCTGAACCGCCTGGTCCGGGACAAGAAGCTGATCCCCGTCAAGAACACCGACGGCAGCCCGGCCGGACAGGACATCACCTACCACGACCCGTGCTACCTGGGCCGGCACAACAAGGAGTACTCGGCTCCGCGTGAGCTGATCGGTGCATCGGGCGCGAAGCTCACCGAGATGCCCCGGCACGCCGACCGTGGCCTGTGCTGCGGCGCGGGCGGTGCGCGGATGTGGATGGAAGAGCACATCGGCAAGCGCGTCAACACCGAGCGCACCGAGGAGGCCTTCGACACCGGTGCGTCGGCGATCGCGACCGGCTGCCCGTTCTGCCGCGTGATGATGACCGACGGCGTCGACGATGTGTCCGCGTCCCGTGACGTCGAGAAGATCGAGGTGCTCGACGTCGCTCAGCTGCTGCTGGGCTCGCTGGACAAGAGCTCCTTCACCCTTCCCGAGAAGGGCACGGCGGCAAAGGAATCCGAGGAGCGCGCGGCACGCAAGGCCGCCGAGGCGCCGGCCAAGGTCGAGGAGCCCGAGGCCGCCCCCGTCGAGGAGGCCGCACCCGCCGAGGCCAAGGCGAGCACCGCCCCGACGGAGACCAAACCCGTCACCGGACTCGGTGTGGCCGGTGGCGCCAAGCGCCCCGGCGCCAAGAAGACCGCCGCCGCTCCCGCCGAGGACAAGCCGGCTGCCGCGCCCGCCAAGGGTCTCGGCATCGCAGGCGGCGCGAAGCGTCCGGGTGCGAAGAAGGCCGCCCCGGCCGCTGCGGATACCGCAGCGAGCACCGCCGAGCCGGCCAAGGCCGAGCCGGAGGTCAAGGGTCTGGGCATCGCCGGCGGCGCCAAGCGTCCCGGCGCGAAGAAGACGGCCGCCGCACCGGCCGCGTCGGCCGAGGCCGCACCGGCAGAGGCACCGGCAGAGACGGCGGCGAAGCCCGAACCCGAGGTCAAGGGCCTCGGCATCGCCTCGGGCGCACGTCGCCCGGGCGCGAAGAAGGCTCCGGCCGCCAAGCCGGCGGAGGGCACCGTCGTGCAGCCGCCGAACGTCGACCCGGACAAGGCCACCGCGGGCACCGAGGCAGCCGACACCGCCGATTCCGACCGCGGGCTCGACGCCGCCGCGAAGCCGGAACCTGAGGTCAAGGGCCTGGCGATCGCCAAGGGCGCACGCCGTCCCGGCGCCAAGAAGGCCGCCCCCGCCGCGCCGGCAGCTCCTGCCGCCGCGGAACCCGAGGAGGCACCCGCAGCCGAGGCACCCGCCGAGCCGGAGCCGCAGGCACCGGCAGACCCGTCCGGCAACGGGTCCAGCGGCAGCGGTGACGATCGCATCGTCGGCGACGAGCCGCCGGTGAAGGGGCTCGGCATCGCCAAGGGCGCACGTCGACCCGGCCGCAAGTAG
- a CDS encoding pyridoxal phosphate-dependent aminotransferase: MSTHQAPWQTGGGQHLRQREFTQSSKLQDVLYEIRGPVHEHAGRLEAEGHRILKLNIGNPAPFGFEAPDVIMRDIIAALPHAQGYSDSKGIVSARRAVFTRYELVEGFPRFDIDDVFLGNGVSELIQMTLQALLDNGDQVLIPAPDYPLWTACTSLAGGTPVHYLCDETQGWNPDVADIESKITDRTKAIVVINPNNPTGAVYSREVLTQIADLARKHQLLLLADEIYDKILYDDAEHVSLASVAPDLLTLTFNGLSKAYRVAGYRSGWLVITGPKEHAASFIEGISLLANMRLCPNVPAQHAIQVALGGHQSIDDLVLPGGRLLEQRDVAWEKLNEIPGVSCVKPRGALYAFPRLDPEVYDIADDEQLVLDLLLQEKILVVQGTGFNWPTPDHLRIVTLPWARDLSAAIERLGNFLAGYRQ, encoded by the coding sequence ATGAGTACGCATCAGGCGCCGTGGCAGACCGGCGGTGGCCAGCACCTGCGCCAGCGTGAGTTCACGCAGTCGAGCAAGCTGCAGGACGTTCTCTACGAGATCCGCGGACCCGTGCACGAGCACGCGGGCCGGCTGGAGGCCGAAGGCCACCGCATCCTCAAGCTCAACATCGGCAACCCCGCCCCGTTCGGGTTCGAGGCCCCCGATGTGATCATGCGCGACATCATCGCCGCGCTGCCCCACGCGCAGGGCTACTCCGATTCCAAGGGCATCGTCAGCGCCCGCCGCGCGGTCTTCACCCGCTACGAACTCGTCGAGGGTTTCCCGCGGTTCGACATCGACGACGTGTTCCTCGGCAACGGCGTCTCCGAGCTGATCCAGATGACGCTGCAGGCGCTGCTGGACAACGGGGACCAGGTGCTGATCCCGGCGCCGGACTATCCGCTGTGGACCGCGTGCACCTCGCTGGCCGGCGGGACCCCGGTGCACTACCTGTGCGACGAGACCCAGGGCTGGAATCCCGACGTCGCCGACATCGAGTCGAAGATCACCGACCGCACCAAGGCGATCGTGGTGATCAACCCGAACAACCCGACCGGCGCGGTGTACAGCCGCGAGGTCCTCACCCAGATCGCCGACCTGGCGCGCAAACACCAACTGCTGCTGCTGGCCGACGAGATCTACGACAAGATCCTCTACGACGACGCCGAGCATGTATCGCTGGCCTCGGTGGCGCCGGACCTGTTGACGTTGACGTTCAACGGCCTGTCCAAGGCCTATCGGGTAGCCGGATACCGCTCCGGGTGGCTGGTGATCACCGGCCCCAAGGAACACGCCGCCAGTTTCATCGAGGGCATCAGCCTGCTGGCCAACATGCGCCTGTGCCCGAACGTTCCTGCCCAGCATGCGATTCAGGTGGCGCTCGGCGGCCATCAGAGCATCGACGACCTGGTGCTGCCGGGCGGGCGGCTGCTCGAACAGCGCGATGTCGCGTGGGAGAAACTCAACGAGATCCCCGGGGTGTCCTGCGTGAAGCCGCGGGGCGCGCTGTATGCGTTCCCGCGCCTGGACCCCGAGGTGTACGACATCGCCGACGACGAGCAGCTGGTGCTCGACCTGCTGCTGCAGGAGAAGATCCTGGTGGTCCAGGGCACCGGATTCAACTGGCCCACACCGGATCACCTGCGCATCGTGACGTTGCCGTGGGCGCGTGACCTGTCCGCCGCCATCGAGCGGCTCGGCAACTTCCTGGCCGGCTACCGGCAGTAG
- a CDS encoding DUF4304 domain-containing protein, which yields MIRGADRSALKRRYETMVADGVVPVLQSLGFVRSKNTFRRSRGPLYDVIEFQANWNNSVAPWYGFFVNVGVGSVEIDESCPGHSRNLHRPEEFLLDRRWEHLVPEAPYELRFDRSTDMSAFGKRLCENLGLVVAEVERISTTSELVDYAVTNNLLIAYEKTCCYLAASGDLGTLNAYVGKLRDRFGTQDRWEIFSDRISAVAGPYCR from the coding sequence ATGATCAGAGGCGCCGACCGTTCGGCATTGAAACGACGCTACGAGACCATGGTCGCCGACGGGGTGGTGCCGGTACTCCAGTCCCTCGGATTCGTCAGGTCCAAGAACACTTTTCGCCGATCGCGCGGACCGCTGTACGACGTCATCGAGTTCCAGGCCAACTGGAACAACAGCGTCGCACCCTGGTACGGATTCTTCGTCAACGTCGGCGTCGGTTCCGTGGAGATCGACGAATCCTGCCCCGGCCATTCCCGTAATCTGCATCGGCCTGAGGAATTCCTGCTCGATCGTCGCTGGGAGCACCTCGTGCCAGAGGCTCCGTACGAGCTGCGGTTCGACCGGAGCACGGATATGTCGGCTTTCGGCAAGAGACTGTGCGAAAACCTGGGCCTGGTCGTCGCAGAGGTGGAACGCATCTCGACGACGAGCGAGCTCGTCGACTACGCCGTCACCAACAACCTGCTGATCGCCTACGAGAAGACGTGCTGCTACCTCGCGGCGAGCGGAGACCTCGGTACCTTGAACGCCTACGTCGGTAAGCTGCGCGACCGCTTCGGCACCCAGGACCGCTGGGAGATCTTCAGCGACAGGATCAGCGCCGTGGCCGGACCCTACTGCCGGTAG
- a CDS encoding YibE/F family protein, translated as MAHSHSHSLAGPSPLGPLAARIVVGLLVAIGVAVLIGAALLWPSGEKADIPLPFQNAAGGAVTTETGHVLSSTAATCGSPSAGSVLTSAPLPSDGAGAECVQSLVAIDSGPNRGANTLLEIGVGPGQPTLAVGDDVRLSRQVDDAGVTSYAFYDFERSWPLAAFALVFAVVIVAVARWRGFRALVGIVIAFGVLVVFLLPALRDGAPAVPVALVGSAAILYAVIYLAHGVSLRTSAALLGTLASLLLAAVLSWAAIELTHLTGLSEDQNNEVAAYLGNVSITGMLLAGFIIGSLGVLNDVTVTQASTTFELAALGDASRRDVFVGAMRVGRDHIASTVYTLVLAYAGSALPLLLLFSVANRSLGDVLTSELVAIEVARSAVGGIALALSVPLTTGIAALLAAPRVDRRP; from the coding sequence GTGGCGCACTCGCATTCGCACTCGTTGGCCGGTCCGTCGCCGCTGGGACCGCTGGCCGCCAGGATCGTCGTCGGCCTGCTGGTCGCGATCGGCGTCGCGGTGCTGATCGGCGCGGCGCTGCTGTGGCCCAGCGGGGAGAAGGCCGACATCCCGCTGCCGTTCCAGAACGCCGCGGGCGGGGCGGTCACCACCGAAACCGGCCATGTGCTGTCCAGTACCGCGGCGACGTGCGGCAGCCCGTCGGCGGGCTCGGTGCTGACCTCGGCGCCGCTGCCGTCCGACGGTGCCGGCGCCGAGTGCGTGCAGTCGCTGGTCGCAATCGACTCCGGTCCCAACCGGGGCGCCAACACCCTGCTCGAGATCGGGGTCGGGCCCGGCCAGCCGACGCTGGCGGTGGGTGACGATGTCCGCCTCAGCCGCCAGGTCGACGACGCCGGGGTCACCAGCTACGCGTTCTACGACTTCGAGCGGTCATGGCCACTGGCCGCGTTCGCGCTGGTGTTCGCGGTGGTGATCGTCGCGGTGGCGCGGTGGCGGGGTTTCCGGGCGCTGGTCGGGATCGTGATCGCCTTCGGTGTGCTGGTGGTGTTCCTGCTGCCGGCCCTGCGTGACGGCGCCCCGGCCGTGCCGGTCGCGCTGGTCGGATCGGCGGCGATCCTGTACGCGGTGATCTACCTGGCGCACGGGGTCAGCCTCCGTACCAGCGCCGCGCTGCTCGGCACCCTGGCCTCTCTGCTGCTGGCGGCGGTGTTGTCCTGGGCGGCAATCGAATTGACTCACCTGACCGGGCTGTCGGAGGACCAGAACAACGAGGTCGCCGCGTATCTGGGCAACGTGTCGATCACCGGGATGCTGCTGGCGGGATTCATCATCGGTTCCCTCGGTGTGCTCAACGACGTCACGGTGACCCAGGCCTCGACGACGTTCGAGCTGGCGGCGCTCGGCGACGCGTCCCGGCGCGACGTGTTCGTCGGCGCGATGCGGGTGGGCCGCGACCACATCGCGTCCACGGTGTACACGCTGGTGCTGGCGTATGCGGGTAGCGCGTTGCCCCTGCTGCTGTTGTTCAGCGTCGCGAACCGGTCGCTCGGGGATGTGCTGACCAGCGAGCTGGTGGCGATCGAGGTGGCGCGGTCGGCGGTCGGCGGCATCGCGCTCGCACTGTCGGTGCCGCTGACCACCGGCATCGCCGCGCTGCTGGCCGCCCCGCGGGTCGACCGCCGGCCGTAG
- a CDS encoding 2Fe-2S iron-sulfur cluster-binding protein: MSRPHHSSDVSLEVDGQQRSVTVDNRMTLLDALRERLGATAPKKGCDHGQCGSCTVLVDGRRAISCLVFAVAADGARITTAAGLGDGDALHPVAQAFQDDDAFQCGYCTPGQICSAVGMLDEVKAGAPSVIADDLDASPALTDDEIRERMSGNLCRCAAYPNIVAAIGKAADR, encoded by the coding sequence GTGAGCCGGCCCCACCACAGTTCTGACGTCAGCCTCGAGGTCGACGGACAGCAACGATCCGTCACCGTCGACAATCGCATGACCCTGTTGGACGCGCTCCGCGAACGACTCGGCGCCACCGCCCCGAAGAAGGGCTGCGACCACGGGCAGTGCGGATCGTGCACCGTGCTCGTCGACGGCCGCCGCGCGATCAGCTGCCTGGTCTTCGCGGTCGCGGCCGACGGTGCGCGGATCACCACCGCGGCAGGCCTCGGTGACGGCGATGCGCTGCATCCGGTCGCCCAGGCGTTCCAGGACGACGACGCGTTCCAGTGCGGATACTGCACCCCCGGCCAGATCTGTTCTGCGGTGGGCATGCTCGACGAGGTCAAGGCGGGCGCACCGAGCGTGATCGCCGACGACCTCGACGCATCCCCGGCGCTGACCGATGACGAGATCAGGGAGCGGATGAGCGGGAACCTGTGCCGCTGCGCGGCGTATCCGAACATCGTCGCGGCGATCGGCAAGGCGGCAGACCGGTGA